The window aagaagaaggaggagaagaaagaggaggagaagaaggaggaagaggaggaggaggaggaggagaaggaggaggagaaaggggattgaagttgtttaaaaagtgggtacaagttaaaaaaaatttaaaaaaatgggtataggttaaatgggggcgaccaaatagggcgccccgtgcaatttttacctttttaagtcgGGGAgggatctttacataaatagccggtcatatttattgtttactttttctagccatatacatagattatacattcattatacataattatacatatataatacataaattatgcatacaTTATACTTCAACCGGCTATTTTTGATTTATGTGCTTGGGTGGGTGGccatttgggttaattcttctaagTTTTTTGTCTCTCTTAACTGAAAAAAGCAGCTCGGTACACAAAATATCACGCATTCATGTAGGGCCCATAAAAGGTTATACTCCAAGAAATATGATGTAGACAGCCTATCCTATGCATTTATTTCTTTAAGTGAAATTACTAAAATAGCCTCGCACTATTTAGGGGTGTCCAACAGTTGTTTTGCTATGATTCTGAAACATTTTGATTTGGTATTTTCGATTTTGATAAGAACAGTAATTTGTGGAACGTAGAATTATTTAGACTATCGAGTTTCAACTTAGAGCTCCTTTAACTCTGAGCTACCATATGCCTATTTGGAGTGTTTTACGATCAACAAAGTTAAAAGCTTGTTGGTAGCAAGATCTACGTACCTTATAATTATAGTAAACTTTATGCTCACCTAAAGATCTCATAGAACTCAATACATGGATAATTCAatttaaaagggaaaagaaatgtaTGTCATACTATTTTGTGCCCAAGTCTTTTCAATTATGCTCTATATATCTCTGTTGTTGGTCAATGGTCATGAGTCTTACTATTTTAATTGCACGAAGATGAATCTAATTTGCAAAGTGCTCATCTAATAGGTCTTCTTACTGACTCTAGACAATACTCTATCCTGCCCACAATAAGCAATCATTTTACTTTTGGCACACtcattaaaaaaatatgaattcctaaagaaaaaaaaaagaaatattcacTATATTAATCTCAATTAATTATTACCTTAACACATTGAAATACGTAAATAAGGGCAaagtttgaaaaaataaaattaattccttttTTATTATGTAAATGAACACTTgttttgaaccaaaataaaaaagtaaaatgaTCACTTGATCGGATGGAATAATATCCAGCAACTTGTTCTGGCGACATACTATTCATTTTACttggttttaagtgttttatagcctgtttggtTTTAGGGTCCAAAAGTGCTTTTTCGGCCAaaagcatttttggccaaaatttgaggtgtttggccaagtttttagaagaaaaaaaaagtacttttgaagagAAGCATAAGCTTTTTtgagaaacaaaaaaaagtaatttctctccaaaagcacttttctgataagcgcttttgaaaaaaatacacttaaaaagtagttttcaaaagcttggctaAATACTAATTAGTGCTCAAAAGTGATTTTCAAATCAATTAGCCAAACGCAAACTGattctcaccaaaaatacttttttaaaaattacttttaaaaaaaacacttctcaaataagttgattttagaagtttggccaaatagGTTATTAACCTTCCACCTCCTTTTTGGGTTGCACATTTAATCCACTTTTTTATTGTGCGTGACAAGATTTCATTACACaaaagaacttttaaaagaatATCACCGACTTATATTGCTCGTACTTTTTGAAAATGTCGTAAGGTGTGTGTCGAATCCTTCAAAATACACTAATTTTTTTGGAGGATTCGACACGGATGCAATatcattattttgaaaaatcCGTGCAACATAGTCACCAAGTTTAAAAGAACACAACCAAATTAcaggaaaaaataaaatcacagcAAACTAGAACTTGTCTCCTTAAATTTCAAGAGAGTTCTCAGCACTTGTACAAATGACTAAAAATTTTAAGGTTGCAACAGCACAAACATGTTCACTATTTTCTCGAGAACTGTGCTCGAAGATGTTCAACCACTTTCTTATCCAATCGAAAACCTttgacaagaacatcatcaagaATTGGTGGATTTGATCCAAAGAGTTGAAAAGGAATCATATGAACTCCAGGATTTTGGCTGTTGAAACAACTTAATGCTGTCGTATTAGTAGTTCCCAAATTATATTGGACATGAATAAGACTTTGTGGTATCACAAAAACATCCCCTGGATTCAAGATTTTCTCAAATAATCTTGATTTGAAAGGATTTCCTGGATCAGGAACAGTAAATCCAACATATAAAATACCCTCTAATACAAGGATTAACTCATTTCCTCTAGGATGAATATGAGGTGAGATTAATCCAAATGGTTCAAGATCAGCACGAACAATTGAAATACCAAGAGTGTTGAGTCCTGGCATTCGATTTACATTCAATATATTCACTGCAAAACCAAGATAATTTGGTATTGGTGGTCCACTTTCATTAAAACCTGAAGCAAAGAAATCATCTGCAGTTGCTAGCTTTGGATCTTTGCAAGCTTTTCCATTCATTAAAACTGCACTTAAAATGAATAAGAACAATATTAGCAACATAAGTTAGACATAGATTTAGCTTTTAAGCAAACAATTTAAAGGAGTCTAAGTTCTATCCTCTAACATTTAACACAACGGATCCTTAATAACAGATGCGGAGccagaatttaaaatttatggaTTCTGGATTTTAGTCATTTTAAGttattgagttctaaattaataatttgtacatatccAATGAATAGGATTGGCCGAGTtactgggttcagttgaacccgtaacTTATACATTGGCTCCACCATCATGTATTGAACTACATTTTtagttaaaaaaatgaaaaataaaaaatttacacCGTCACTCTATATAATCATTATCGGTAGGGACGAAAATAATATAGTATTTGCGGGTTCGGCCGAATCTAGTAACTTTGGTCTAAACTTTATATTTGTCATAAAAAATTTGtttgaatatatataaattgttaaTTTTATAACCCAGTAACATAAACGAACTAGAATTCTAAACCGATATTTTAAATCCGGACTCCGCCTATGAGTACAGGGAAgatggaaaagaaaataaagatagatGAATAAGTTACCAGAAGTATTGGAATCTTCAACTGCAACACATAGATCCTGGGGAGGGTCAAGATCATAGGCTGAAGCTAAGGAAGAAAAGTAAGCAGTAATGACTATAGTAATTATCAAGAAGGCCATTGTCATTGTTATGATAATTTGGCTTTTAATCATAACCACTCGAGTTCGTGGATTTTTAGCAGTTGCCCAAGAAACTATCTTATGTAGTTGAATGTTTCATAAATTTATTGTGGAGCAGCAAAAAGCaatcaatattaatttcaagaAGAATCCTATGCTTTTCCTTTCCTATAGAGTTTCCCAAGAAAGTGGTCAACATCAACATGTCTTTTTCGCACGATAAATATTTTTTCATCATGAACCTTGTGGTTGTTGGGGTGTTAATACCATCCGTTTTGAGTCAAGCCgacacattttttttaaaaggccTCACTTGAATATTCAACATATTATAAgtagaatttttttctttttatataagATTTTATTTACACACCCGATAATTTCTCTCTTAAATTAAACTAGTATTAGTACTCGCGCAATGCGCAGACACAAATTACGTCAAATTATGATGTAGATTGTTTGAATCATATGCggataaccttaaaatataaacctctgagataaaaattatataacttTAGACATTAATTATGAAGcatgatatgaaattattgttcaaataTCGTAGTGGACAatctatttttatatatatatatatatatatatatatatatatatatatatatatatatatttgtagtaGCATAACCCCTTAATTTTAGTACTTGCATTTCGTTTTGATGTCAATATTAAAGAGTACTAAACATGTTTGTCTTGTACtcttgtttgagcacattagataatattattttaacaaattcttactatcactttatttttatctGAAATGTTACATATGTCTTATTTATCACATCATTTttatgcaaattctttttttctttttgttcttttcttctagttattgtattatttattatttaataatattacactatcgtataattttttattagcttaataattaaattaagtcttgcttattattcttttaatagtctttaataaatataagtattttattcttgaaatttggtatatttttatgcttGTAACCTcttatttaaaatttttaattatttaaatttatcagtaatattgtaaaatataatttatttatttttaaattaatttaaaatataagtaTTCTCACACTCCCTCTATTTTTTATACATTATCTTCCCCACTATAAATTTTAATTAGTTATTACATTAATGTTTTGCCtataaccaaaataatatcatattttattttaaattgtaactttgaattagtctaaaatattaatacataggTTATTTGGTTATTATGTTTCAAGtttattgagttctcttataattattttgtattaaatgctgttaaatttttattttgtattatattcagttattttatgtttttaatttcttgttttttattatatttattatttttcataaataagacttcaatttcgCGGTATTATCCATAGCTTGAGCATTCTCATcatagttttaagaactttctaatctcaaattcaaatagtctttctcttttatttctaatagtaaatttttaataatttaacgtaattttactatttttttaatctaatttacagtcttattatattttatgtggcttttcattaacttgtaactttatttaatattattatcaactactattctttaatataatatagataaatataaagAGTAATTTTTaaccataaaataaatatttattttgttttaaaaatattgcttgaaaattttaaattatttaaaatttaataatatttttaagtattgtatatttactttattttattttctaaacttatgatttataaatatcctctcattatctctaatttattttattattcaatattttagtttttgattttatttattaGATTTGAGTTACATGGACTTatccatattatgacttttcttatcaCAATATAAAAACTTTCTTATCTCaaatttaaattagttttaccctttttctctatgataaaaaatatgaatttttattttttctctatttagtctttatttttgatattatattattcaattcctaatattattatattgtcatgtggatttttattagcttgtttgaatttaatatatatttctaTCATACTCATTCTactataatatagataaaaattaaataacgttctcatttcaaattcaaataatttttatcattctattttctaaattggaccacattttcaaaaaatttatgtTATGCTTTCAAAGTTAAACTAACtatactcaattcaaatattaatcatacaaaaatattttcttaattatttgaacacattattgtagtaatatttacgtataaaatatttgTTTGCCCGATATGtcaatattaatataaatttattagtcttattatcaaaatattttttactgattatttaattttttcttaccttataaataatttgtatactttataTAAGATCTTATTTTTCTacttgaatttatttaatttttaacttaataaatctttaatatcttaagtaaattttagttttattttatatttaaactTACTCCAAAATATAAATAGTCATAGATTATCTCAATTTAagtatttctatattttttatttttttctattatagtttttaaattatttttttacctccatatttctagctaatatagaagaaaatttatgagtggatcaatatataattataaatatagatatttctattatatttgtctaagatatattttgattatgtatgtgagcacgtgattttcgccctatatgagaatcattcccaaaaattcaaaataaaataattttcctttgtgtacaatgtttgtatttttgtggtatttttgtataattatttgtatttttgtctgtgcatgtttatttgtttaaattaataaaaatattaaatatgtcgcatttttcatttagtatttatttaagtttgttttacaaaaatgagaaaatcataaaaaaataatgtatgttgcatttttagcatttaacgtctaaattgtgcgattttatcgttaattgctatttaaatgtgcgataatagttatttggaattaattagtattttttataagttaatttagtttataagttaatttagaattttagttttattaattaggaagtaaaagaaaagagagcaagaatataaaagaaaatcggaattaggcctcttcttcaattttgaaccacaggcccaaatataccCAACATTTTCCTACGatccggtccatttcaaaccgggtcgacccagtccataacccaacacccctatttccctatctttcaaaaaacaaaaccctaaaattGTATTTTTCTCTTTCACTGTTGAAAACACCATCCGCCCCCcccttcctcatcttcttcttttccaaaaaaacaaaacatcCCAAGCTCCTCCCATGGCAGCCCTTCCCCCTCACACCCCTGCCCCCTCATGTTACACACACATATACGCACATAACACAGCATATACGCACACACACACAGCACATATatgcacacatacacacacagcTCGTCGACCTCCCTCTCTTGTCCGCCATGGCTGCGTCTTCAAGATCTTCAAGACGAGCACGTGATCCCGTCGTACTGTGTCCATCCGCTGCAACCACTGCTTCCGCTTCTTCCAGCTTCGTCATCGTCGAGTTTGAGCTCGACACCCATGGTTGCCGATGCGTCTTCTCCATTCGATGTTGCTGCTACTGCCTGCTTCTCCGTCGTGCCATTGCTGCCCGCTGCATCTTCTTCGCCGCTGCTCCGTTGTGCCACTGCTGCCATGGCTGCGTCCGAGCTGCTGCGTTGCTGTTCCTTCTTCTTCGTCCTAGTTCACCCCAAGTCGCCGGAAAGCTCACCATGACCGCGACCAGCAGCATGGTTGTTGTCGCTGCtgctgctccttcatcttcttttcttttaccGTGGCTGCCATCGCAGCTATTGCTTCGTCGTCTTTAAGTCCGTTTATGTCAAGgtttcgttggtttcgtttaagttcgttcgagttcgtcgttggtcatttacggtcAATTGTTCTATCCCTTATTTCTtccgtatttttgtttgatattttcaaatttgaaattagtataagtttgattcttttcttgttcgttattttcactttgattatttcttcagtttgtttcatttttcttatttatttttagatagaaattgttagtttaattataatattgttcgatttaagttgaagattcaattaattatttttcaatttgttttattaatttaaagggatttagttttaatatagagtgttagtttaaatcatttgaatccgtcatgtttgttgtttaatatagatttaattcgtgtttatTTTGTTTGAAGTCCGTTTTTTATTCAGTGATTTattgagtttatgttttggtttttaattttttgatttagttttgaatcatgtatctttgttgtattttgttggatttaatttgaagatcaattgattatttgagtttagagtttgaatctgtttatttattttgtttaaagtttaatttaAATTTGAGCTCATGATTTGAACATacttatttgttattgttgttgaatctgaaagtagatttgatgtttaaagattgttcaatcaaaataattccagttgtttctttattgttcatcatatagtttgagtttgttcataaaatctgattaggaattggttatagctgttatattttggttagaatagattagttgaacttgttatagctgacggggtagattggtaaattataattttttcagGATCAAAATGGTAATTTCTGTAAGGTCAGAGggttatttttggaattaaaattctgaacaattatttattttgagtgttctgtccattaagattaagataatattaaaataatcaataatggggggcaagatataatggtggggaataatgtaattgtttaatataagcatgggggacaagatataatggggtattTGCTTAATGTAGTGGAGGACAAAATATTAGGTAGTGAGATtaaaatggggatgagtgggaagatagtgaGTTTATGTTTAAAAAATGCTGAAAGATGGTAATAAATAGAGGGGGCTTGGACAGATTTAAAAGAAGAAGAGATAGATAAAAAGAGAGAGCTAAAtattgaagagagagagaaattccgaaatataaaaatttcaaaaaaatacaaataaaaacattctggaaattaaaagaatagtatacaatttaaatattctgatatacggattcagaaattaagggttgaacaattaattagtcttttaaatttgaaaagattcctttggcttctgtccgttgattgttgttggtgtttctggatttttattttgatttcaaaatctgtcactggtttctcgttgctggttactggttgctgggttgttgttgttgttgtatgctactgaatttctgctgatctcccttttcttttgcttccaatatcaggtacacgactgtaatactagctattgcaagttaataatgtggaagcatgaatacatatgaagaatggaattttgaagtgttaatttcgctttttctttgttccttttatagattgtatttaggctatttcatgtattactgaataataattggaataagagaaaataacataagttagttttTAATGAATAAGTTTGGCAAaatgggttaattcactagttatgaaggttttaagattatcaacagtaggttaatcgtgaaacaagtagctaaatttagctaaggcatgaatttaaactaaatttcgtgaattaggcattaaggcatgatttgagttcgaacaagattagaagaacatttaagtttaataaactttctaataaactttagtaattatggttaaatctagtttcaaatagttgtgaataattaatctcaatagtttttttttataacaatgcgagttttaatttagctatatttgattcttttgaatattagttgtcgaatttttattttatttataatttcgaaatttttaagtgaaattccttttcatcaatatttgtattaatctagcaattagtacgccatgctttcttaaaataaaaaaaaacaaaaaaaaaactcgtaattaattaggattttctttctttattttagagactaattttaatagaaaaatgtagtcgctttaagatttgtccatttaaaataaatgagatgagtctcgcctagtaaaatgtatagattgcggggtcctcacaaaatgtatgtcttaattatttagaacatcggagttggccgtctagtgaaattttacggcctttcccaaaacaacaatacgctagtcgctctaggcgcgtctttaacaaattattttcttaaatatgggtgtgcatttatgtaacccaaatccaaatctcaacggagtcaaaaggTGTCGAtaaccgcgggtgcattgattgtgacgtggtttgaaatacgttttcacaatgttgcaattctccgtaaaataataacaataaataaaaataataaaagtggctaaaggataaaatttgcacataagtttataatatgtattatatcagataatcaagccgaatataacagttgagcgaccgtgctagaaccacgaaactcgggaatgcctaacaccttctcccggtttaacagaattccttatccggatttctggttcgcggactgtaatacagagtcattcttttcctcgattcgggattaaaattggtgacttgggacaccctaaatctcccaagtggtgactctgaaataaataaacaaatcccttttcgattgtcctttaattgaaaaaaactcccttccgcgcccctctgcgggcggcgcgggcgaaaaaggaggtgtgccaatgtataagatttattaaactattttccttaattatgttttcatttaTAATTGCTAATAATTAATGTTGACCTAAAATTGCAAAAGtagcttcattttagcttgccacttggcttaaccacaatgcatactaccctccttttaatataatatagatagattatgtttccatttataattgctaataattaatgttgtcctaaaattgccaagtagcttcattttagcttgccacttgactTAACCACAATGTACACtaccctccttttaatataatatagattttaTATGATTGCATTCATTGGCTAATTTAGAGAGTATTCACCAAAGCCCATTGGCTTCTTTTGTATATGTATTTTTGAAGTAACAGGCAAAGGTAGTAAATCAatgggagaaatttaaaaataatcagatttacaagtggtcattaaAAATAACTACAgattcaaaagtaatcaaaatttagtcactttttatgtaaagataaatctgaacgaaaatattgttcaaaatccggaaaatactccagcataatatactgaaattccaatataatatactggaacttatattggagttccaacataagtatactGGACTTTCAACGTATTATATTGGAGTTTCAtataccggtctagcataatatattggaagttcatacacaggtgctccaatctctaatatattatactggaactttccgcttgttggagttccagcataatatgttgcaagttcatacacatgtgcaccaatCTCTAATATagtatgctggaactttccgtatttCAGCAAAATAgtaattatttttcaatgactttgtaaatactgactatttttcaatgaccaatccgaaaattAACTAgccccgtgctatttttactaaaTCGATCCATAGACCGGCAAAAATACTAAGTTGGGCCCTACTCTATCACTCTGTTATTTCTGTACTTGTCCTGTTGATACTGGTTATTAAATTAAaatgatccaaaaatatttttaatatagtataatattATCCGCTTGAATTCAGACCCACATGATTTCCCAGGCCTTATATTATTATTAATAGTGTTCTACACCTTATaaataaaatctttttcttttatacttTATGTGGCTTTGTTCAGAATCAAATAGTGGCTTGGAAAGAATGAAAGAATGGGCGGTGTGGTAGAATGACTTTAAAAAGCATAAAAATCCTTTGTTGAAAGGAAGGAATTAGCTCAATGTCCTTATCAGATTGTCTCTCTGTCTGGAATCAATACACGTTATCACTTCCCCAAAAGTTTGTTTTGTAGTATTGGGTCcaacatgataaggataaaatTGTCAAATATATTTCATCTTCTTTTGAAATATCTAATGTAATTATGTAAATCACACCGTGTTATGGAATAATGTCCGTcagaaattatttataaataataaccgaaaaagtatataatttttgtatataacatacaaaatatataaattttatatatttttcagctattatttttacaacggctatacagtgtcattttttcAATAATATCCAACAAC of the Nicotiana tabacum cultivar K326 chromosome 7, ASM71507v2, whole genome shotgun sequence genome contains:
- the LOC107778274 gene encoding putative germin-like protein 2-1, producing the protein MIKSQIIITMTMAFLIITIVITAYFSSLASAYDLDPPQDLCVAVEDSNTSVLMNGKACKDPKLATADDFFASGFNESGPPIPNYLGFAVNILNVNRMPGLNTLGISIVRADLEPFGLISPHIHPRGNELILVLEGILYVGFTVPDPGNPFKSRLFEKILNPGDVFVIPQSLIHVQYNLGTTNTTALSCFNSQNPGVHMIPFQLFGSNPPILDDVLVKGFRLDKKVVEHLRAQFSRK